One Chlorobaculum limnaeum genomic window carries:
- a CDS encoding PEP-CTERM sorting domain-containing protein: protein MKAKILLIGCMLSALTGADASAAVITMNPITGAKPNTSNPYTTGISSDYASLLTATGIGRGAGITGVNMNDTYSANGFATGGTLNTANNDYFTFTITANPGYQIDFSDFTFNGLRLVNGPSSLALRSSLDGYASNIGTVVATSTSATTHTVDLSGTDFLDVTDVTFRLYGYNATNNFGQGQYSVNSYEFNGTVEAVPEPQSLALVGVGSLLMFGYLRRTRKEADAVA, encoded by the coding sequence ATGAAAGCGAAAATATTACTTATCGGCTGCATGTTGAGTGCTCTGACCGGAGCGGACGCAAGCGCCGCCGTAATTACTATGAATCCGATTACTGGCGCAAAACCAAACACCAGTAATCCGTACACCACAGGAATAAGCAGTGATTACGCCTCGTTACTCACAGCAACAGGAATCGGACGCGGTGCCGGTATAACTGGAGTAAACATGAATGATACCTATAGCGCAAACGGTTTCGCTACCGGGGGAACGCTTAATACGGCTAATAACGATTATTTTACGTTCACCATCACTGCAAACCCTGGCTACCAGATCGACTTTTCTGATTTTACTTTCAACGGTCTGCGCCTCGTCAATGGACCGTCGTCACTCGCGCTCAGATCCAGCCTGGACGGTTATGCATCAAACATTGGCACCGTTGTAGCCACGAGCACGTCAGCCACAACCCATACCGTCGATCTTTCAGGTACTGACTTTCTGGATGTCACGGATGTCACGTTTCGCCTTTATGGTTACAATGCTACAAACAACTTTGGTCAAGGTCAATACAGCGTCAATAGCTATGAATTTAACGGCACGGTCGAAGCTGTTCCTGAGCCACAATCTCTGGCGCTCGTTGGCGTTGGGTCGTTGCTGATGTTCGGGTATCTTCGACGCACTCGCAAAGAGGCTGACGCGGTGGCGTAA
- a CDS encoding CsgG/HfaB family protein — protein MKYKITGFLKIFTLLLIPVFSLGGCAYNALYDNPAVSEAHVTDKTRATEILMNLPEPERPIPAVVYEFLDQTGQFKNNGMYTDYSSAVTRGGYSILVKALLDSGEGKWFLLAERGALKNLLQERQIIKLARVEYNALNTDRKLPDLPPMLYGGTLIEGGIISYDSNVMSGGIGATYLGIGGATQYRRDLVTVYLRAVSIETGRVLLSVQSSKTIYSVSLDGTFMRYLTVGNLFQSEAGFAINEPVQFGVRQAIETAVYSLLMEGAMKHLWEFKDNAAGKQAIASYIERRDHSGYKQENNK, from the coding sequence ATGAAGTATAAAATAACTGGGTTTTTAAAAATATTCACATTGTTGCTGATTCCTGTCTTTTCTCTGGGCGGATGCGCATACAACGCTTTATATGATAATCCTGCGGTATCAGAGGCTCATGTGACAGACAAAACACGCGCCACGGAGATATTGATGAATCTCCCAGAACCTGAGCGACCGATACCCGCCGTCGTTTATGAATTTCTCGATCAAACCGGTCAATTCAAGAACAATGGCATGTATACCGACTATTCAAGCGCCGTGACCAGAGGAGGATACTCCATTCTGGTGAAAGCGTTGCTCGACTCAGGCGAGGGCAAATGGTTTCTGTTGGCGGAAAGAGGCGCGTTGAAAAATCTTTTGCAGGAGCGGCAAATCATAAAACTTGCCAGAGTAGAATATAACGCGCTCAATACGGATCGCAAGTTGCCAGATTTGCCTCCCATGCTTTATGGAGGAACCTTGATCGAGGGCGGCATTATTTCCTACGACTCGAATGTGATGTCTGGCGGTATTGGTGCGACATATCTCGGAATCGGTGGCGCCACTCAATACCGCCGTGATCTCGTCACTGTTTATCTTCGGGCGGTGAGTATCGAAACGGGACGAGTGCTTTTATCCGTACAGAGTTCAAAAACGATCTATTCAGTCTCCCTCGATGGCACCTTCATGCGGTATTTGACTGTGGGTAATCTTTTTCAGTCAGAAGCGGGATTCGCCATCAATGAACCGGTTCAGTTCGGCGTCAGGCAGGCCATTGAAACCGCTGTCTATTCTTTGCTGATGGAGGGCGCGATGAAGCACTTGTGGGAATTCAAGGACAATGCTGCCGGTAAACAGGCTATCGCCAGCTATATCGAACGCCGCGACCATTCGGGCTACAAACAGGAAAACAACAAGTAA
- a CDS encoding curli assembly protein CsgF, which produces MPSGQKIIWIIAVYLAVIFFQSPSAVASPLVFQGQNAGLFPSANPNSTAILMNSVPKKKATSSTTPSTGLNTSMLIQNAIISNMNMKITEAIFGNDHPSGNFDLGNGNSISYLHSDGNIIITIINPNTGSTTIVVPEFIAE; this is translated from the coding sequence ATGCCTTCAGGACAGAAAATTATTTGGATAATAGCAGTATATCTGGCCGTTATATTCTTTCAATCACCATCGGCAGTTGCGAGTCCGCTTGTTTTTCAGGGCCAAAATGCCGGATTGTTTCCGTCAGCCAATCCAAACAGCACGGCGATTCTGATGAACAGCGTACCGAAAAAAAAGGCTACTTCAAGCACGACCCCTTCGACCGGATTGAATACATCGATGTTGATTCAAAACGCTATTATCAGTAATATGAATATGAAAATTACTGAAGCAATATTCGGCAATGATCATCCGAGTGGGAATTTTGATCTGGGCAATGGCAACTCGATAAGTTACCTCCATAGCGATGGAAATATCATAATCACCATCATCAATCCGAATACCGGATCGACAACGATAGTTGTTCCTGAATTCATTGCTGAATGA
- a CDS encoding ISL3 family transposase — translation MPSLITHYQQLLGLPETWKVSDVRLSTSGPRIEIHLEYIGPKVECPECGKAGRIYDLAPEQRWRHLDTMEYETHLIARVPRCECKEHRIKTIQVPWATRYSRYTLKFEALAVELLQECSSIQSASRLLRLNWHATNEIMNRAVKRGLSRRNKEAIAHLGLDEKSFRAGHQYVTILNDLKGGRVLEVVQSRTTDGAEALLLSFEASQRQGVKSISMDMWKPFAIAAKKHLPQADIVHDRFHISKYLNEAVDTVRRQESRQLHHAGDRTLIGSKFTWLRNPENMTESQRTSFDQLMACELKTGKAWSMKNMFREFWRLGCRESASFFFDYWSERVDQLALKPMIKVKELLKRHLDNILNYFEHEMTNAVSEGLNSKIQLYKASARGFHSFHSYRIRILFYCGKLNMAITG, via the coding sequence ATGCCGAGCCTCATTACCCATTACCAGCAGTTATTAGGATTACCAGAAACATGGAAGGTGTCTGATGTCCGGCTGTCGACGTCCGGCCCCCGGATAGAAATCCATCTGGAGTATATCGGACCCAAAGTCGAATGCCCTGAATGCGGCAAGGCCGGACGAATTTATGACCTGGCGCCAGAACAACGGTGGCGGCATCTGGATACCATGGAGTACGAGACGCATCTGATAGCCAGGGTGCCTCGGTGTGAGTGCAAAGAGCACAGGATCAAGACAATTCAAGTTCCGTGGGCAACGCGCTATTCGCGCTACACCCTGAAGTTTGAAGCGCTTGCTGTCGAGTTGCTTCAGGAGTGTTCAAGCATTCAGTCGGCATCGAGGCTCTTGCGATTGAACTGGCATGCAACCAACGAGATCATGAACCGTGCAGTTAAGCGAGGCCTGAGCCGCCGGAATAAGGAGGCGATTGCTCATCTTGGTCTTGATGAAAAGAGCTTCCGGGCAGGCCATCAGTATGTGACGATCCTGAACGACCTGAAAGGTGGCCGGGTACTTGAGGTGGTCCAGAGCCGAACGACCGATGGAGCAGAAGCGCTACTCCTCAGCTTTGAAGCATCGCAACGCCAGGGTGTGAAATCGATCTCGATGGATATGTGGAAACCCTTCGCGATTGCTGCCAAAAAGCATCTGCCGCAGGCCGATATTGTGCATGACCGTTTCCATATCAGCAAATATCTGAACGAGGCGGTCGACACGGTTCGTCGCCAAGAGTCCCGTCAACTTCATCATGCAGGGGACAGGACTCTGATTGGCTCGAAATTCACCTGGCTGCGCAATCCGGAGAACATGACGGAAAGCCAGCGGACAAGCTTTGATCAATTGATGGCCTGTGAGCTGAAAACCGGAAAAGCCTGGTCGATGAAGAACATGTTTCGGGAGTTCTGGCGGCTGGGTTGTCGAGAGAGTGCAAGCTTCTTTTTCGATTACTGGTCTGAACGCGTTGACCAGTTAGCGTTGAAACCCATGATCAAGGTCAAAGAGCTGCTGAAGCGGCATCTCGACAACATCCTGAACTATTTCGAGCACGAAATGACCAACGCAGTTTCCGAAGGTCTGAACAGCAAGATCCAGTTGTACAAAGCATCGGCCCGTGGGTTCCACAGCTTTCACAGCTACCGCATAAGGATTTTGTTTTACTGTGGAAAGCTCAACATGGCTATTACCGGTTGA
- a CDS encoding ISL3 family transposase yields MPSLITHYQQLLGLPETWKVSDVRLSMSGPRIEIHLEYIGPKVECPECGKAGRIYDLAPEQRWRHLDTMEYETHLIARVPRCECKEHRIKTIKVPWATRSSRYTLKFEALAVELLQECSSIQSASRLLRLNWHATNEIMNRAVKRGLSRRNKEAIAHLGLDEKSFRAGHQYVTILNDLKGGRVLEVVQSRTTDGAEALLLSFEASQRQGVKSISMDMWKPFAIAAKKHLPQADIVHDRFHISKYLNEAVDTVRRQESRQLHHAGDRTLIGSKFTWLRNPENMTESQRTSFDQLMACELKTGKAWSMKNMFREFWRLGCRESASFFFDYWSERVDQLALKPMIKVKELLKRHLDNILNYFEHEMTNAVSEGLNSKIQLYKASARGFHSFHSYRIRILFYCGKLNMAITG; encoded by the coding sequence ATGCCGAGCCTCATTACCCATTACCAGCAGTTATTAGGATTACCAGAAACATGGAAGGTGTCGGATGTCCGGCTGTCGATGTCCGGCCCCCGGATAGAAATCCATCTGGAGTATATCGGACCCAAAGTCGAATGCCCTGAATGCGGCAAGGCCGGACGAATTTATGACCTGGCGCCAGAACAACGGTGGCGGCATCTGGATACCATGGAGTACGAGACGCATCTGATAGCCAGGGTGCCTCGGTGTGAGTGCAAAGAGCACAGGATCAAGACAATTAAAGTTCCGTGGGCAACGCGCTCTTCGCGCTACACCCTGAAGTTTGAAGCGCTTGCTGTCGAGTTGCTTCAGGAGTGTTCAAGCATTCAGTCGGCATCGAGGCTCTTGCGATTGAACTGGCATGCAACCAACGAGATCATGAACCGTGCGGTTAAGCGAGGCCTGAGCCGCCGGAATAAGGAGGCGATTGCTCATCTTGGTCTTGATGAAAAGAGCTTCCGGGCAGGCCATCAGTATGTGACGATCCTGAACGACCTGAAAGGTGGCCGGGTACTTGAGGTGGTCCAGAGCCGAACGACCGATGGAGCAGAAGCGCTACTCCTCAGCTTTGAAGCATCGCAACGCCAGGGTGTGAAATCGATCTCGATGGATATGTGGAAGCCCTTCGCGATTGCTGCCAAAAAGCATCTGCCGCAGGCCGATATTGTGCATGACCGTTTCCATATCAGCAAATATCTGAACGAGGCGGTCGACACGGTTCGTCGCCAAGAGTCCCGTCAACTTCATCATGCCGGGGACAGGACTCTGATTGGCTCGAAATTCACCTGGCTGCGCAATCCGGAGAACATGACGGAAAGCCAGCGGACAAGCTTTGATCAATTGATGGCCTGTGAGCTGAAAACCGGAAAAGCCTGGTCGATGAAAAACATGTTTCGGGAGTTCTGGCGGCTGGGTTGTCGAGAGAGTGCAAGCTTCTTTTTCGATTACTGGTCTGAACGCGTCGACCAGTTAGCGTTGAAACCCATGATCAAGGTCAAAGAGCTGCTGAAGCGGCATCTCGACAACATCCTGAACTATTTCGAGCACGAAATGACCAACGCAGTTTCCGAAGGTCTGAACAGCAAGATCCAGTTGTACAAAGCATCGGCCCGTGGGTTCCACAGCTTTCACAGCTACCGCATAAGGATTTTGTTTTACTGTGGAAAGCTCAACATGGCTATTACCGGTTGA
- the fbp gene encoding class 1 fructose-bisphosphatase produces MNKLTTIESHFLQQQKLYPEVNHEVTDLLHDVAFAAKLVRREVVRAGLADILGLAGTTNVQGEEVKKLDLFANEKIISAIGQHGRFALMGSEENDSVIVPPKNDTGNYVLLFDPLDGSSNIDVNVSVGTIFSIYRIKSDDPGKASLDDCLQKGAEQIAAGYVIYGSSVVMVYTTGHGVHGFTYDPTIGEFLLSHENIVTPERGKYYSANEGSWHEFNEGTKRFLDYLKEEDKATGRPYSTRYIGSFVADFHRNLLTGGVFIYPATKKHKNGKLRLMYEANPMAFICEQAGGRATDGERRILDIQPEELHQRTPLYIGSKHDVLIAEEFEQGKR; encoded by the coding sequence ATGAACAAACTCACCACCATCGAAAGCCACTTTCTCCAGCAGCAGAAACTCTACCCGGAAGTCAACCACGAAGTGACGGATCTGTTGCACGATGTCGCCTTCGCGGCAAAGCTTGTCCGGCGCGAAGTTGTGCGGGCAGGCCTGGCCGACATTCTCGGCCTTGCAGGAACAACCAACGTGCAGGGCGAAGAGGTCAAGAAGCTCGACCTGTTCGCCAACGAAAAAATCATCAGCGCCATCGGCCAGCACGGGCGCTTCGCGCTCATGGGCTCCGAAGAGAACGACAGCGTCATCGTGCCGCCCAAAAACGATACCGGCAACTACGTGCTGCTCTTCGACCCGCTCGACGGCTCGTCGAACATCGACGTGAACGTCAGCGTCGGCACCATCTTCTCGATCTACCGCATCAAGAGCGACGACCCCGGCAAGGCGAGTCTCGATGACTGTCTTCAGAAAGGAGCCGAGCAGATTGCCGCCGGATACGTCATCTACGGCTCTTCGGTGGTGATGGTCTATACGACCGGCCACGGCGTGCACGGTTTCACCTACGACCCGACCATCGGCGAGTTCCTGCTCTCGCACGAGAACATCGTAACGCCGGAGCGGGGAAAATACTACTCGGCCAACGAAGGCTCGTGGCACGAATTCAACGAGGGCACGAAGCGCTTCCTCGACTATCTGAAGGAGGAGGACAAGGCAACGGGGCGCCCGTACAGCACCCGCTACATCGGCTCGTTCGTAGCGGACTTCCACCGCAACCTGCTGACCGGCGGAGTGTTCATCTATCCGGCCACGAAGAAGCACAAAAACGGCAAGCTCCGCCTGATGTACGAAGCCAACCCGATGGCCTTCATCTGCGAACAGGCCGGAGGCCGCGCCACGGACGGCGAGCGCCGGATCCTCGACATCCAGCCCGAAGAGCTGCACCAGCGCACCCCGCTCTACATCGGCAGCAAGCACGACGTGCTCATCGCCGAAGAGTTCGAGCAGGGAAAGAGGTAG
- the recJ gene encoding single-stranded-DNA-specific exonuclease RecJ produces the protein MKRYRWTRLEPEPTLVLALSEAINVSSPIAASLVNRGISSFEEARRFFRPSLDEIPSPFLFNDMKRAVARLSKAIAGGEKIMVYGDYDVDGTSGTAMLSLFLAELGGDVCHYINDRFTEGYGLSESGIAWAAEQGVSLIVTVDCGIRAIEEVKACAARGIDVIICDHHEAGELPEALAILNPKVEGCGYPFRELCGCGVALKLIQAMVEARGDDAARWRQYLDFVAVATAADMVSLQGENRVYLREGLALIRKSPRVSFRAMAANMKVELADFSMMNITYGIAPRINAAGRMESAGAAMQWLLSADEAEAHRHAAELEELNVRRREIDAEITSRAETMVAGHCASFCSSIVLYDEAWHLGVLGIVASKLIDKYLLPTVVMGRMNGLIKGSVRSVDQLNIYDVLHECRDHLEQFGGHHQAAGLTLRPENLEAFRRRFDEVCRELLPVEARQKALLIDADLTLDEITPNFLKVLEQFSPFGFANREPLFVATGCRLVGKPKLLRERHVKFTVRGERSSSFEVIAFDRPDIFTDLEACKASPVLHLVCIPERNQWNGREYVQLRLKDLAVGGELGPAE, from the coding sequence ATGAAACGATACCGATGGACGCGCCTCGAACCCGAACCAACGCTGGTTTTGGCACTTTCCGAAGCGATTAACGTCAGCTCGCCCATTGCCGCCTCGCTCGTCAATCGCGGCATTTCGAGCTTCGAGGAGGCCCGCCGGTTCTTTCGTCCTTCGCTCGACGAGATTCCGTCGCCATTCCTCTTCAATGACATGAAACGCGCCGTCGCGCGGCTCTCGAAGGCGATTGCCGGTGGCGAAAAAATCATGGTCTATGGCGATTACGATGTCGATGGCACCTCCGGCACGGCGATGCTGTCACTGTTTCTCGCTGAACTGGGGGGGGATGTGTGTCACTACATCAACGACCGCTTCACCGAGGGCTACGGGCTTTCGGAGAGCGGCATCGCCTGGGCGGCTGAGCAGGGGGTGTCGCTCATCGTCACGGTCGATTGCGGTATCCGCGCCATCGAGGAGGTGAAGGCGTGCGCCGCCAGGGGGATCGATGTCATCATCTGCGACCACCACGAGGCGGGCGAGTTGCCGGAGGCGCTGGCGATTCTCAATCCGAAGGTGGAGGGGTGCGGCTATCCGTTTCGCGAGCTTTGCGGCTGCGGCGTGGCGCTCAAGCTCATCCAGGCGATGGTCGAAGCGCGGGGCGACGACGCGGCTCGCTGGCGGCAATACCTCGACTTCGTTGCCGTGGCGACCGCCGCCGACATGGTGTCGCTGCAGGGAGAGAATCGCGTCTATCTGCGTGAAGGCCTCGCGCTGATTCGCAAATCGCCCAGAGTGAGTTTCCGGGCGATGGCCGCGAACATGAAGGTCGAGCTGGCTGACTTCAGCATGATGAACATCACCTACGGTATTGCGCCCCGCATCAACGCCGCCGGGCGGATGGAGTCGGCGGGCGCGGCGATGCAGTGGCTCTTGAGTGCGGACGAGGCGGAGGCGCACCGTCACGCGGCGGAGCTGGAGGAGCTGAATGTGCGGCGGCGGGAGATCGATGCGGAAATTACGTCACGCGCCGAAACGATGGTGGCGGGCCACTGCGCAAGCTTCTGCTCCTCGATCGTGCTCTATGACGAAGCGTGGCACCTCGGCGTGCTTGGCATCGTGGCCTCGAAGCTTATCGACAAATATCTGTTGCCTACCGTCGTGATGGGGCGGATGAACGGCCTCATCAAGGGGTCGGTCAGGAGTGTCGATCAGCTCAACATCTACGACGTGCTCCACGAATGCCGCGACCATCTCGAACAGTTCGGTGGCCACCACCAGGCGGCGGGGTTGACGCTCAGGCCGGAGAATCTCGAAGCGTTCCGCCGCCGATTCGACGAGGTGTGCCGCGAGTTGCTGCCGGTCGAAGCTCGCCAGAAGGCGCTCCTGATCGACGCTGACCTCACGCTCGACGAGATCACGCCGAACTTTCTGAAGGTGCTCGAACAGTTCTCACCCTTCGGTTTCGCCAACCGTGAGCCGCTCTTCGTAGCCACCGGATGCCGTCTGGTTGGCAAGCCCAAACTGCTGCGGGAGCGGCACGTCAAGTTCACGGTGCGGGGGGAACGCAGCTCGTCATTCGAAGTGATCGCCTTCGACCGCCCCGACATCTTCACCGACCTCGAAGCCTGCAAAGCCTCTCCGGTGCTGCACCTCGTCTGTATTCCCGAAAGAAATCAATGGAACGGCCGCGAATACGTGCAGCTAAGATTGAAGGATTTGGCGGTGGGGGGAGAATTAGGGCCTGCTGAATAA
- a CDS encoding IS5 family transposase — translation MYQPKFQQLTFENFHLPFGGKLDPENRWVKLADVIPWHVAETMYAKNFMSKRGAPALTVRMALGSLIIKEKLGLSDIETVEQIKENPYFQFFIGLETYQHAAPFDASMLTHFRKRLKHTDLAALQEELLQRHLAEERRKAEERNQNDDGDGGSGNKGKLIVDATCAPADIAYPTDIGLLNEAREKTEKIIDQLCANAPQELGKPRTYRKKARKAFLSAIMKRNLSKKALRRAIRQQLQYIGRNLKHIEALSAAVPLTVLSTARYRDLLVIDELYRQQQEMYKSDRKSISDRIVSISQPHVRPIVRGKAAARTEFGMKLSISVVDGISLPERMSWNAYNEGCDLVRDIERYRERYGHYPESVHADKIYRTLANRMWCKARGIRLSGVPLGRPPKDVEKNRARRRQIREDEGVRNAVEGMFGKAKRRYGLGRVMARLAESSLSVVSITFLVMNLDRLLAAPFLRLFEWLLLVLDVIRNLFAWSPPRAAIECRGAMA, via the coding sequence ATGTACCAGCCGAAGTTTCAGCAGCTCACGTTCGAAAATTTCCATCTGCCGTTTGGTGGTAAACTCGATCCGGAAAACCGGTGGGTGAAGCTCGCCGACGTAATTCCCTGGCACGTCGCCGAGACGATGTATGCCAAAAACTTCATGTCGAAACGGGGCGCTCCTGCACTGACGGTTCGCATGGCGCTGGGGTCCTTGATTATCAAGGAGAAGCTCGGCCTTTCGGATATCGAGACGGTCGAACAGATCAAGGAGAACCCGTATTTCCAGTTCTTTATCGGTCTTGAAACGTACCAGCATGCAGCGCCCTTCGATGCCTCGATGCTGACCCACTTTCGGAAGCGGCTGAAGCATACCGATCTGGCCGCGTTGCAGGAGGAACTCCTGCAACGCCATCTGGCTGAAGAGCGCAGGAAGGCTGAGGAAAGGAACCAGAATGACGACGGAGACGGAGGTTCCGGCAACAAGGGCAAACTCATCGTTGATGCCACCTGTGCTCCGGCAGACATCGCCTATCCGACGGATATTGGTCTGCTCAACGAAGCACGGGAAAAGACCGAGAAAATCATCGACCAGTTGTGTGCCAATGCTCCGCAGGAGTTGGGCAAGCCGAGGACGTATCGCAAGAAGGCCAGGAAAGCGTTTCTCTCGGCAATCATGAAGCGGAACCTGTCGAAAAAAGCGCTTCGTCGAGCCATTCGCCAGCAGTTGCAGTACATCGGTCGAAACCTGAAGCATATCGAAGCGCTCAGCGCCGCTGTACCGCTGACAGTCCTCTCGACAGCGCGGTATCGCGACCTGCTGGTGATCGATGAGCTGTATCGGCAGCAACAGGAAATGTACAAGAGTGACAGGAAGAGCATCAGCGATCGAATCGTCAGCATCAGCCAGCCCCATGTCAGGCCGATCGTACGGGGCAAGGCCGCAGCCAGGACGGAGTTCGGCATGAAGCTCTCCATCAGCGTCGTCGACGGCATCAGCCTGCCGGAACGGATGAGCTGGAACGCCTACAACGAAGGCTGCGACCTGGTGCGGGATATCGAGCGATATCGCGAGCGCTACGGGCACTATCCCGAATCAGTCCATGCCGACAAGATCTACCGGACGCTGGCCAACCGGATGTGGTGCAAAGCACGAGGAATCCGGCTGAGCGGCGTGCCGCTCGGTCGGCCCCCGAAGGATGTTGAGAAGAACCGGGCCCGCCGGCGGCAGATCAGGGAAGACGAAGGAGTCCGGAATGCAGTCGAAGGCATGTTCGGTAAGGCGAAGCGCCGATACGGGCTGGGCCGGGTAATGGCGAGGCTTGCCGAGAGCAGTCTGAGTGTGGTCTCGATCACGTTCCTCGTGATGAACTTGGACAGGCTGCTCGCCGCTCCTTTTTTGCGCCTGTTTGAATGGCTCCTTTTGGTGCTTGATGTAATCAGAAATTTGTTCGCGTGGTCACCTCCCCGAGCGGCGATTGAGTGCCGCGGGGCGATGGCTTGA
- a CDS encoding lysylphosphatidylglycerol synthase transmembrane domain-containing protein, protein MTKASSSIKSKALKTAIQLLLTVAALAIVLSKTDTERLTSLIRHAHPGYLLGSLLFFNISKIVNAVRLNRFFLAIGLRLSAWYNLKLYYLGMFYNLFLPGGIGGDGYKIYVLKKNHGLTVMNIFSAVFWDRVSGIFALIFLSALLIIPSSFAALYPGEMLWIWVIAGVSYPLSLLLTWLFYRQFMPVFIVTAFESLVIQATQVISAWFILMAMSATAHQIDYLAIFLISSVATILPLTVGGAGAREVTFFYALNHLGLDVNTGIALSLIFFAISAISSLVGILSKIRHEKSGENAEAVD, encoded by the coding sequence TTGACAAAAGCAAGTAGCTCCATCAAAAGCAAGGCGCTCAAAACGGCAATCCAGCTCCTGCTCACCGTGGCGGCACTCGCCATCGTCCTGAGCAAAACGGATACCGAACGGCTGACCTCGCTCATCCGCCACGCCCATCCCGGCTATCTGCTTGGGTCGCTGCTCTTTTTCAACATCTCCAAGATCGTCAACGCCGTGCGGCTGAACCGTTTTTTCCTGGCGATCGGTCTGCGTCTCTCGGCGTGGTACAACCTGAAGCTCTACTACCTGGGAATGTTCTACAACCTCTTCCTGCCGGGCGGCATCGGGGGGGATGGCTACAAAATCTACGTGCTGAAAAAAAATCACGGACTGACGGTGATGAATATCTTCAGCGCGGTATTCTGGGATCGCGTCAGCGGCATTTTCGCGCTCATCTTCCTGTCGGCGCTGCTGATCATTCCGAGCTCCTTCGCGGCGCTCTATCCCGGCGAGATGCTCTGGATATGGGTGATCGCCGGAGTCTCCTACCCGCTTTCGTTGTTGCTGACCTGGCTTTTCTACCGCCAGTTCATGCCGGTCTTCATTGTGACGGCATTTGAATCGCTGGTCATCCAGGCGACGCAGGTCATCTCGGCCTGGTTCATCCTCATGGCGATGTCGGCCACGGCGCACCAGATCGACTACCTCGCCATCTTCCTCATTTCGAGCGTCGCCACCATACTGCCGCTCACCGTTGGCGGAGCCGGAGCGCGGGAGGTCACCTTCTTCTACGCCCTGAACCACCTCGGCCTCGACGTCAACACCGGCATCGCCCTGTCGCTGATTTTCTTCGCCATCTCGGCAATCTCATCGCTGGTGGGAATTCTTTCAAAGATCAGGCACGAAAAAAGCGGGGAAAACGCAGAAGCGGTGGACTGA
- a CDS encoding glycosyltransferase family 2 protein, protein MKLSVVIPVMNEAESIGPLFRALASSLGGIDHEIILVDDGSTDSTVAEIERLAPENARLVVLNKNYGQTAAMSAGIDAAQGELIATMDGDLQNDPADIPMMITQLESKGLDVVAGRRAGRQDGMILRKIPSKIANAMIRNMTNVHIRDYGCTLKVFKRDVAKNLGLYGELHRFIPVLVQLYGAKMEEVDVRHHARKYGKSKYGIGRTLKVLSDLLFMVFFQKYAHKPMHLFGSLGFITLFLGIGIDFYLFAEKILGHDIGGRPLLTLGVILTFIGIQLITTGFIAEFIMRTYFESQNKKPYIIREIVDKSK, encoded by the coding sequence ATGAAACTCTCTGTCGTCATACCGGTCATGAACGAAGCCGAAAGCATCGGCCCGCTCTTCCGTGCGCTCGCTTCGTCGCTTGGCGGCATCGACCACGAAATCATTCTGGTGGATGACGGCTCGACCGACTCGACAGTTGCCGAAATCGAGCGCCTCGCTCCGGAAAACGCGCGGCTGGTGGTGCTCAACAAGAATTACGGCCAGACGGCGGCAATGTCGGCGGGCATCGACGCGGCGCAGGGCGAGCTGATCGCCACGATGGACGGCGATTTGCAGAACGATCCGGCTGACATTCCGATGATGATCACGCAACTCGAATCGAAAGGACTCGACGTGGTGGCAGGACGGCGGGCGGGACGGCAGGATGGCATGATCCTGCGCAAGATTCCAAGCAAAATCGCCAATGCCATGATCCGGAACATGACCAACGTCCACATCCGGGATTACGGTTGCACGCTGAAAGTATTCAAGCGCGACGTGGCCAAAAACCTCGGTCTGTACGGCGAGCTGCACCGCTTCATTCCGGTGCTCGTGCAGCTTTACGGCGCGAAAATGGAGGAGGTTGACGTACGGCACCACGCCAGGAAGTACGGCAAGTCGAAATACGGCATCGGCAGGACTTTGAAGGTACTGAGCGACCTGCTCTTCATGGTTTTCTTCCAGAAATACGCCCACAAGCCGATGCACCTGTTCGGCTCGCTCGGCTTCATCACGCTCTTCCTCGGCATCGGCATCGACTTTTACCTGTTCGCCGAAAAAATTCTCGGACACGACATCGGCGGTCGACCGCTCCTGACCCTCGGCGTCATCCTGACCTTCATCGGCATCCAGCTGATCACGACCGGCTTCATCGCCGAGTTCATCATGCGCACCTACTTCGAGTCGCAGAACAAGAAACCCTACATCATCAGAGAGATCGTTGACAAAAGCAAGTAG